The genomic segment ACAGAGCCCCGTACAATGCGACGGTTATTACCCGTTTAACGGAGGCTGGCGCAATACCGATTGGTAGAGCAAATATGGATGAGTTTGCGATGGGCTCTTCCACCGAATATTCGGTATACGGGCCGTCGCATAATCCTGTAGATCGCGCGCTGACACCCGGTGGCAGTTCGGGCGGTTCCGCAGCGGTGGTTGCAGGCTTTCAAGTTCCGTTTGCGCTCGGTACGGAAACGGGTGGTTCCGTGCGGCTTCCCGCTTCGTATTGCGGAATATACGGATTAAAACCGACTTATGGCGCTATCAGCCGCTACGGTGTGGTTGCATTCGGTTCTTCACTCGACCAAGTAGGACTTTTCGCCCGCTGTGTGGATGATGTCGGTTTGGGGCTTTCCGTTGCAGCAGGCGCCGACCCGCATGATGAAACGAGTGTTCAATATGATTTTTCTTCCTGCGCACATTTGGAACCATACACTGACAGCGATTTAAAGAAACTTCGCATTGCATTACCGGTTGAATTTACGCAAGCAAAAGGTTTGGATACGGATGTTGCGGCGCTGTTTGAAAAGTTCCGCAGTTGGTTTGCCTCAAAGGGTATTCAAGTCGATCCCGTTTCCATACCGGTGTTGGAATCTGCCATTGCGATGTACTATGTTATTGCGCTTTCCGAGGCATCGAGCAATCTAGCCCGCTTTGACGGAATCCGCTACGGCTTACGCGAGGATCCGGGAAAGGGATACGACGAATTATACTGTGCAACCCGTTCTGCCGGTTTCGGCCGCGAGGTAAAACGGCGCATTATCACCGGAAACTATGTATTATCGCATCATCTGTCGGGAGATTGCTATGAAAGTGCGCTTCGTGTCCGCGCCCGTATGGAAAAAGAGGTCGGGGCGGTCTTACAGCAGTATGACTTTATTTTCTGTCCGACTGCGCCGACACCGGCATTTAAGCTCGGGGAGCGTGTAAACGATCCGCTTGCGATGTACCTTTCGGATTTATTTACAACATTTGTTAATTTATCCCATATTCCGGCGCTGTCGATACCCGCGGGCAAAGCACAGGACGGCCGCCCGATCGGTATGCAAATTGCGGGCGCGAAGCTTTCTGAAGAAAAAATCTTACGATTGGCAAAAACGTTGGAGGCGGCACGGGTATGAGTTCGGAATTATCCTACGAAGTAATTATCGGCTGTGAAATTCACTGCCAACTGTTAACAAAGACAAAGGCCTTTTGCTCTTGCGAAAACCGTTACGGCGGAATGCCGAATACCCGTGTTTGTCCGGCTTGTTTGGGACTTCCCGGCGCCTTGCCCGTTATCGGCGATGAATATGTGAAACTCGGTATTAAAGCAGGGTTTGCGCTCGGCTGTACCGTTAACGAATTCAGTAAGTTTGACCGCAAACATTATTTTTATCCCGACTTGGTTAAAGGCTATCAAATTACCCAATTCGATAAACCGATTTGCGAAAACGGTCAGGTTGAAATCAATATGGCAGCTCCCAATGAACCGCCGCAGATGAGGACAATCAGAATTGAGCGCATTCACCTTGAAGAAGATGCCGGTAAAAGCCTTCACATCGAAGGAGCGCATAGCTATGTAGACTATAACCGCTGTGGAGTTCCGCTGATCGAAATCGTATCCAAGCCGGATATGAAAAGCCCCGAAGAAGCAGCGCAGTATATGCAGACAATTCGGGAAATTTTAAAGTTTATCGGCGTTACCGACGGTAATTTGGAAGAAGGTGCGATGCGCTGCGACGCGAACATCAACCTAAAAGTATTTGAAAACGGCAAAGAATACCGGACGCCGATTTCCGAAGTCAAGAATATGAACTCGTTTAGAACGGTACGCGACGCCTGTGCGTATGAGGTTCAGCGGCAGCTCGAAGAGTTTAAAACCGATCGGCAAGAGTATTCGGCTGA from the Treponema medium genome contains:
- the gatB gene encoding Asp-tRNA(Asn)/Glu-tRNA(Gln) amidotransferase subunit GatB; this translates as MSSELSYEVIIGCEIHCQLLTKTKAFCSCENRYGGMPNTRVCPACLGLPGALPVIGDEYVKLGIKAGFALGCTVNEFSKFDRKHYFYPDLVKGYQITQFDKPICENGQVEINMAAPNEPPQMRTIRIERIHLEEDAGKSLHIEGAHSYVDYNRCGVPLIEIVSKPDMKSPEEAAQYMQTIREILKFIGVTDGNLEEGAMRCDANINLKVFENGKEYRTPISEVKNMNSFRTVRDACAYEVQRQLEEFKTDRQEYSADFKRTMGWDEPSGKTVIQRTKNSALDYRFMREPDIPSLMLSREYIDSVCKTVGELPAAKRERFKKEYGLSQFDVETLTTERSLAEWFEAAAAQTKDPKKVANWVLAEVLAVLNEKHIGLEQLPFGPGHIAELVNELDAQTITSKQAKDVFVEMLESGEHPQQIIKNRGLTQVSDAGAIEKLVDEVFAANPQAIADWKKGKTNVAGWLMGQVMKKSQGKANPNQTTELVRKKLAAL
- the gatA gene encoding Asp-tRNA(Asn)/Glu-tRNA(Gln) amidotransferase subunit GatA codes for the protein MKDLCTASLAELKTYLEEGAVSSVDIVRALKAAYQADEKQTTPLHGFIEFFDDAEAQAEKADALRKEGKGTDKPLLGLPFAVKDNISIRGKLCTCCSKILDGYRAPYNATVITRLTEAGAIPIGRANMDEFAMGSSTEYSVYGPSHNPVDRALTPGGSSGGSAAVVAGFQVPFALGTETGGSVRLPASYCGIYGLKPTYGAISRYGVVAFGSSLDQVGLFARCVDDVGLGLSVAAGADPHDETSVQYDFSSCAHLEPYTDSDLKKLRIALPVEFTQAKGLDTDVAALFEKFRSWFASKGIQVDPVSIPVLESAIAMYYVIALSEASSNLARFDGIRYGLREDPGKGYDELYCATRSAGFGREVKRRIITGNYVLSHHLSGDCYESALRVRARMEKEVGAVLQQYDFIFCPTAPTPAFKLGERVNDPLAMYLSDLFTTFVNLSHIPALSIPAGKAQDGRPIGMQIAGAKLSEEKILRLAKTLEAARV